From Synergistaceae bacterium, the proteins below share one genomic window:
- a CDS encoding Sir2 silent information regulator family NAD-dependent deacetylase translates to MTETEKFTRLKNALNESQAIIIGAGAGLSTSAGLTYDGGRFTKNFADFEKKYNFHDMYSGGFCTFESSSEKWAFWSRNIFLNRFTNPPKPVYNNLLNILDGKNYFVITTNVDHCFQRAGFDKTRLFYTQGDYGLFQCPLPCHYKTYDNEEIITKMFYGQKNMRVPENLIPHCPKCGREMTTNLRIDDTFVEDSGWHKAAKNYSRFLDDSCKKKTLFLELGTGYNTPGIIKFPFWKMTREWPDAFYCCINLGEAHIPSRAGISERSISIDSDIGEILEKLL, encoded by the coding sequence ATGACAGAGACAGAAAAATTTACGCGACTCAAAAACGCATTAAACGAGTCTCAAGCAATAATAATCGGAGCAGGCGCAGGACTCTCAACTTCAGCTGGACTCACTTACGACGGCGGGAGATTCACAAAAAATTTCGCTGACTTCGAGAAAAAATATAATTTCCATGACATGTATTCAGGAGGCTTCTGCACGTTCGAGTCAAGCTCCGAAAAATGGGCATTCTGGAGTCGAAATATTTTCTTGAACCGCTTCACTAATCCGCCCAAACCAGTTTATAATAATTTATTGAATATCTTGGACGGGAAAAATTATTTTGTCATCACAACAAATGTAGATCACTGCTTCCAACGCGCCGGATTTGACAAAACTAGACTCTTTTACACTCAAGGCGATTACGGTTTATTTCAATGTCCGCTGCCATGCCACTATAAGACTTATGACAACGAAGAAATAATCACAAAAATGTTTTATGGCCAGAAAAATATGCGAGTCCCCGAAAATTTAATCCCTCACTGCCCTAAATGCGGCCGGGAAATGACAACAAATTTGCGCATTGATGATACTTTCGTCGAGGACTCCGGATGGCACAAAGCAGCAAAAAATTATTCCCGTTTCCTTGATGATAGCTGCAAGAAAAAAACTTTGTTCCTCGAACTCGGCACAGGCTACAACACGCCAGGAATAATAAAATTTCCATTCTGGAAAATGACTCGTGAATGGCCAGACGCTTTTTACTGCTGCATAAATCTCGGTGAGGCTCATATACCTTCACGCGCAGGAATTTCTGAACGTTCTATCAGCATTGATTCTGACATTGGCGAAATCCTAGAAAAATTATTGTGA
- a CDS encoding FTR1 family iron permease, whose product MLVLVICALIFSCVNESQAAKKKKRYDDWRGVAADMALEFNAAIEDVKADKYKDAYNHVNDAYFKYYEVQGFESTVMYAISAARVNHIEAQFRDIKHVLLGNQDKEKNLLMQQIEDLKIKVYKDAMVLDGKVEIDDPDSLGLALYSDTQVSKPDFVVAAEPAKPAETPTPAPASTEKRAPVNRDWLTFLTAFGLLVREGLEAILVIVAIVAYLIKTGNKNMLKGVYLGSFAAIIASVILAWLLETLMGEQSGVARELLEGWTMFLAVAVLFYVSNWMLSKADNIAWENYISGKVQQSIDSKSQWTLIFAAFIAVMREGAELILFYSAAFTGGMSNPAYIAYGIGAGILVLVAVWVAFRYFSVKLPLRAFFMFTSVLLFLMCISFMGKGVVELTEADVITGRTVIPAMKGFSIEILSIYDRAETLIPQIMLVIAAVWIMIPHIFRKRKNQDK is encoded by the coding sequence ATGCTTGTGCTTGTGATTTGTGCGCTAATTTTTTCGTGCGTGAATGAATCACAGGCCGCAAAGAAGAAAAAACGTTATGACGACTGGCGCGGGGTTGCTGCTGATATGGCACTTGAATTTAACGCAGCTATCGAAGACGTTAAGGCCGATAAATACAAGGACGCTTATAATCACGTGAACGACGCATATTTTAAATATTACGAGGTTCAAGGCTTTGAAAGCACTGTAATGTATGCGATTTCGGCGGCAAGAGTCAATCACATAGAGGCGCAATTTAGAGACATAAAACATGTTTTACTAGGCAATCAGGACAAAGAAAAAAATTTGTTGATGCAGCAAATAGAGGATCTCAAGATAAAAGTTTATAAGGACGCAATGGTCTTAGACGGTAAAGTAGAAATTGATGATCCTGACTCGCTCGGCCTCGCGTTATATAGTGATACTCAAGTTTCAAAGCCTGATTTTGTAGTAGCTGCTGAACCTGCAAAACCTGCCGAGACTCCGACCCCTGCTCCTGCTTCAACGGAAAAACGAGCTCCCGTTAATAGAGACTGGCTTACATTCTTGACGGCGTTCGGGCTTCTTGTGCGTGAAGGACTCGAGGCAATTCTCGTAATCGTGGCTATTGTTGCGTACTTAATCAAAACGGGAAATAAGAACATGCTGAAGGGCGTTTATTTAGGGTCATTTGCGGCGATTATAGCGAGCGTTATTCTTGCTTGGCTGCTTGAGACTCTAATGGGCGAACAAAGCGGAGTCGCACGTGAATTATTAGAGGGCTGGACGATGTTTCTTGCGGTGGCAGTATTATTTTATGTCAGCAATTGGATGTTGTCGAAAGCTGATAATATCGCGTGGGAAAATTATATTAGCGGCAAAGTTCAGCAGTCAATAGATTCAAAGAGTCAATGGACATTAATTTTTGCGGCATTCATTGCGGTAATGCGTGAGGGCGCAGAATTGATATTATTCTATTCAGCAGCGTTTACAGGCGGAATGAGCAACCCGGCTTATATTGCATATGGAATCGGCGCGGGGATTCTTGTTCTTGTTGCTGTATGGGTCGCGTTTAGATATTTCAGCGTGAAACTGCCTTTGCGTGCGTTCTTCATGTTCACGAGCGTTTTATTATTCCTGATGTGTATTTCATTTATGGGCAAGGGAGTTGTTGAGCTCACAGAAGCCGACGTTATAACGGGACGTACAGTAATTCCCGCTATGAAAGGTTTCTCAATTGAGATATTGAGCATTTACGACCGTGCAGAGACTCTTATTCCGCAAATAATGCTTGTAATCGCGGCAGTATGGATAATGATCCCGCACATTTTCAGGAAGAGAAAGAATCAGGATAAATAA
- a CDS encoding ABC transporter permease: MFWRMVTKTLIRQKNKMLMIAFTVILGVSLSTAMMNVMLGVGDKVNRELKVYGANITVRHKDAALMSDLYGLTGLGVNDKFLYEEDIFKLKSIFWGFNILDFAPILEGHAVLQVKGRPGVIGEAALFGTWPEKHATLSTGEELNTGLKAIRTWWEISGEWLNESDNDAVMIGKLLASRNNINIGDAITLTNNGIVKNFRVKAIFNDGGNSDEKILMPLESLQELMNLHGKISSIEVSALTTPDNDLARKAAQDPRSLSPDEYETWYCTAYVSAICHQIQEVIRDGVAKAVRQVAESEGTILNKTTLLMILITILSSIGSALAISNLITASVIERSQELGLLKALGAYNWQIALLVLVEVMITGLLGGILGYFLGIGFAQIIGQTVFGSYIEIARMVILIVAVILFFVTLIGSIPAIRYLMALKPTEVLHGK, translated from the coding sequence ATGTTTTGGAGAATGGTAACAAAGACTCTAATCCGTCAGAAAAATAAAATGTTGATGATAGCTTTCACTGTAATATTAGGTGTCTCGCTCTCTACTGCTATGATGAATGTAATGTTAGGTGTCGGCGATAAGGTCAACCGGGAATTAAAAGTTTACGGCGCAAATATAACGGTCAGGCACAAGGATGCAGCACTAATGAGCGATTTATACGGGCTGACAGGACTCGGAGTCAACGACAAATTTTTATACGAGGAAGATATTTTCAAGCTCAAGTCAATTTTCTGGGGATTCAATATTTTAGACTTTGCCCCTATCTTGGAAGGACACGCAGTTTTACAGGTTAAAGGCCGTCCGGGTGTAATCGGTGAAGCAGCTTTATTCGGAACTTGGCCGGAGAAGCACGCGACTTTATCAACGGGCGAAGAATTAAATACGGGCTTGAAAGCTATTCGCACATGGTGGGAAATTTCCGGCGAATGGCTCAACGAGTCAGACAATGACGCAGTAATGATAGGAAAATTGCTCGCCTCAAGAAATAATATTAACATCGGGGACGCAATTACTTTGACAAATAACGGCATCGTAAAAAATTTTCGCGTAAAAGCTATCTTCAATGACGGCGGAAACTCTGACGAAAAAATTTTAATGCCGCTCGAATCGTTGCAGGAATTAATGAATCTTCACGGCAAAATTTCAAGTATAGAAGTCTCTGCACTCACTACGCCCGATAATGATTTAGCACGCAAGGCCGCGCAGGATCCCCGAAGTCTTTCACCTGATGAATACGAAACATGGTACTGTACTGCATATGTGAGCGCGATTTGTCATCAGATTCAAGAAGTAATAAGGGACGGAGTCGCAAAAGCAGTCAGACAGGTTGCAGAGTCAGAAGGCACAATTTTAAACAAGACGACTCTATTAATGATTCTGATTACGATTTTAAGCTCGATAGGTTCAGCTCTTGCAATCTCGAATTTAATCACAGCAAGTGTCATAGAACGAAGTCAGGAATTAGGACTCTTAAAGGCTTTGGGCGCGTATAACTGGCAAATTGCTTTACTCGTCCTCGTTGAAGTAATGATTACGGGCTTATTAGGCGGTATTCTGGGTTATTTTCTGGGCATAGGCTTTGCGCAGATTATCGGACAAACTGTATTCGGCTCATATATAGAAATTGCGCGGATGGTCATATTAATTGTTGCAGTAATATTATTTTTCGTTACGTTAATCGGCAGCATTCCAGCGATACGTTATTTAATGGCACTGAAGCCGACGGAGGTTCTACATGGCAAATAG
- a CDS encoding DDE-type integrase/transposase/recombinase yields the protein MKQQFNPKSPNQVWASDITYIRTSKGFCYLCVVMDLFARKIISWQLSQSLNAKLVEKSIVHEWNNRDCLSLIIFHSDRGSQYTSEKIRNLLYKTVFIILNTLIVLIADFHLMKEKYFLRKKIQYNFYFSCFMCLLY from the coding sequence TTGAAACAACAGTTTAATCCTAAATCACCTAACCAAGTCTGGGCTAGTGATATAACTTATATTCGTACCTCCAAAGGTTTTTGCTATCTTTGTGTAGTAATGGATCTTTTTGCAAGAAAAATTATCAGTTGGCAACTTTCTCAGAGTTTGAATGCTAAACTTGTCGAGAAAAGTATAGTTCATGAATGGAATAATAGAGACTGTCTCTCACTTATTATATTTCATTCAGATAGGGGCTCTCAGTACACTTCAGAAAAAATTAGAAATTTGCTTTACAAAACAGTTTTTATAATCCTAAACACCCTCATAGTGCTAATAGCGGACTTTCACCTGATGAAAGAGAAATATTTTTTGAGAAAGAAAATACAATATAATTTTTATTTTTCCTGTTTTATGTGTCTACTTTATTGA
- a CDS encoding glycosyltransferase codes for MQILILLRVIIVFEVRKIILVTVLTVALNSSATIARTIESVMKQTYNNIEYIIVDGNSQDDTVKIAESYREKFNAIPGRTMKIISEPDLGMYDALNKGARLANGVIVGQVNSDDFYEPDAVKTMAELYEREKFNVAWGTVRIKTGKGIIIKHAKLPKGGGGMTTTHWHHASTFSERKILLEYPYILEDFCDDFDFILRCYCEGKKLSVTDKVISNFNFGGMSTQKSLSEVIRRWKAICKIYRRYGLSKLYYVQRFIYEFTKYLMA; via the coding sequence TTGCAGATATTGATTTTATTGCGTGTTATAATCGTTTTCGAGGTGAGAAAAATTATACTCGTTACAGTTTTGACAGTTGCTCTAAACAGTTCTGCAACAATCGCGCGGACTATCGAGTCAGTCATGAAGCAGACTTATAACAATATTGAATATATAATCGTCGACGGAAACTCACAAGACGACACAGTAAAAATCGCTGAGTCATACCGCGAAAAATTTAATGCTATACCGGGCCGCACTATGAAAATTATCTCTGAGCCTGATTTGGGAATGTATGACGCTCTCAATAAGGGCGCAAGACTCGCAAATGGCGTTATAGTAGGTCAAGTCAACTCCGACGATTTTTACGAGCCTGACGCAGTGAAAACTATGGCAGAATTATACGAGCGCGAAAAATTTAATGTTGCATGGGGAACTGTCAGAATAAAAACGGGTAAAGGAATCATTATCAAGCACGCGAAATTACCTAAAGGAGGGGGAGGCATGACTACAACCCATTGGCACCACGCTTCGACCTTCTCAGAACGAAAAATTTTACTCGAATATCCTTACATATTAGAAGACTTCTGCGACGATTTCGATTTTATATTACGATGTTATTGTGAAGGCAAGAAATTAAGCGTTACAGATAAAGTTATCTCAAATTTCAATTTCGGCGGAATGAGCACACAAAAAAGTTTAAGCGAGGTCATAAGAAGATGGAAAGCTATTTGCAAAATTTATAGGCGTTACGGGTTGAGCAAATTATATTATGTGCAAAGATTTATATATGAATTTACTAAATATTTAATGGCATAA
- a CDS encoding glycosyltransferase: MLVTILTVALNSSATIARTIESVMNQTYNNIEYIIIDGNSHDDTVKIAESYREKFNATPGRTMQIISEPDKGMYDALNKGARLANGVIVGQINADDYYEPDAVQTMAELYEREKFDLAWGSIRVIKRTGNMIKHAKRGFLWTTSHWCHPAAFAARKILLEYPYPLTNSHDDFDFATHVYLDGKKIITLDKVISNFTFGGMSTQKSFADVKKRINEIYGIYKKYGMSKFYYLHRLLFEAVKYILT, encoded by the coding sequence TTGCTGGTTACAATTTTGACAGTCGCTCTAAATAGTTCAGCAACGATCGCGCGGACAATCGAGTCAGTAATGAATCAGACTTATAACAATATCGAATATATAATAATTGATGGAAATTCACACGATGACACAGTAAAAATCGCTGAATCTTACCGCGAAAAATTTAATGCAACTCCCGGACGAACTATGCAAATTATTTCTGAACCTGATAAGGGAATGTATGACGCTCTCAATAAAGGCGCAAGGCTCGCTAATGGAGTTATCGTCGGACAAATTAACGCTGATGATTATTACGAACCCGACGCAGTTCAAACTATGGCGGAATTATACGAACGTGAAAAATTTGACTTGGCTTGGGGAAGTATTCGAGTCATTAAGCGTACAGGCAACATGATAAAACACGCAAAAAGGGGCTTTTTATGGACTACTTCGCATTGGTGCCACCCGGCGGCGTTTGCTGCAAGAAAAATTTTGCTTGAGTACCCCTATCCGTTGACTAATTCACATGATGATTTCGACTTTGCTACACATGTTTATCTTGACGGCAAAAAAATTATTACTCTCGATAAAGTTATCAGCAATTTCACTTTCGGGGGCATGAGTACGCAGAAAAGTTTTGCAGACGTTAAGAAGCGCATTAACGAAATTTACGGGATTTACAAGAAATACGGCATGAGCAAATTTTATTATCTACATAGATTATTATTTGAGGCGGTTAAATATATTCTCACTTAA
- a CDS encoding DUF2318 domain-containing protein, whose amino-acid sequence MLGVIFSFSRKKFVVLASLLGIIAGVIVFCVRLYDPKGMNLILLAFNRRVVISLALISVSVLIFTGLTAIIRKKFIWLMNLVLLSIMIFAAFMYLLPPILQFTREFIYFGEAGISTNAMLRALGYTLGIILCLLITLGGYEVHKSLNTASQSYLFMILSILIFALEYIASAVVALQKLKLLKISDSFMNISVFDVMIWHNANPNAFLFCELALAVIMLVFVIITHLRPSHEFPNKALLRKEKARLRDCRRWSMSLAIFGMLAIFTVTVLHYYDNKPPVEIQPEPYEISNGVISIKLENISDGHLHKFSYMTPNGYDVRFLAVKKPAGTAYGIGLDACEICGIAGYFERGDEEVVCKRCDVVMNKNTIGFKGGCNPIPFEYEIKDGKIFIDVKVLEAHENRFR is encoded by the coding sequence ATGTTGGGAGTAATATTCAGTTTTTCGCGCAAAAAATTTGTTGTATTAGCTTCATTGCTGGGAATTATAGCGGGCGTTATAGTTTTTTGCGTGAGATTATACGATCCTAAGGGCATGAATTTAATTTTGCTTGCGTTTAACCGGCGAGTCGTGATAAGTCTTGCGTTAATATCTGTGAGTGTCTTAATTTTTACGGGATTGACAGCTATTATCAGGAAAAAATTTATCTGGCTCATGAATCTTGTATTGCTGTCGATAATGATATTTGCTGCGTTTATGTATTTATTGCCGCCGATATTGCAGTTTACGCGGGAATTTATTTATTTCGGCGAGGCAGGGATCAGCACAAATGCAATGTTACGCGCTTTAGGTTATACGCTGGGAATAATTTTATGTCTGTTAATCACGCTGGGCGGTTATGAAGTCCATAAATCTTTGAATACAGCGAGTCAGAGTTATTTATTCATGATTTTGTCGATTCTAATATTTGCACTTGAATATATTGCGTCGGCTGTAGTGGCTCTGCAAAAATTGAAGCTGTTAAAAATTTCTGACTCGTTCATGAATATTTCAGTATTTGACGTTATGATCTGGCACAATGCGAACCCGAACGCGTTTTTATTCTGTGAGCTTGCGTTGGCTGTAATTATGTTAGTCTTTGTTATTATTACACATTTAAGGCCGTCTCACGAGTTCCCGAACAAAGCATTACTCCGCAAAGAAAAAGCGCGTTTAAGAGATTGCCGCCGCTGGTCTATGAGTCTTGCGATATTTGGAATGCTTGCGATTTTTACTGTTACAGTTCTGCACTATTACGACAATAAACCGCCGGTAGAGATTCAGCCGGAGCCTTACGAGATTTCAAACGGGGTAATTTCTATTAAGCTCGAAAATATTTCAGACGGACATTTGCATAAATTTTCGTATATGACTCCAAACGGCTATGATGTGAGATTTCTTGCGGTGAAGAAACCTGCGGGGACAGCATACGGGATCGGACTTGACGCGTGCGAAATCTGCGGGATTGCGGGATATTTTGAGCGGGGAGATGAAGAAGTCGTATGCAAGCGTTGTGATGTCGTCATGAATAAGAATACTATAGGTTTTAAGGGCGGTTGTAATCCGATACCGTTTGAATATGAGATTAAGGACGGAAAAATTTTTATAGATGTCAAAGTTTTAGAGGCTCACGAAAATAGATTTAGATAA
- a CDS encoding FtsX-like permease family protein: MANRQKMYIKMVTSSLIRRASRLIIAVLAIAIGATILSGLVTIYYDIPDQLGREFRSYGANLIILPRGDSKITRGILDSLKNLIGSDKLVGIAPYRYQTVKINEQPYIIAGTDLEQAEKNSPFWYIDGSWGNSRENLRVMVGHEIAETLNLNLGDSFMVQGVKYGEQAQASGQNLSAAENQKRDLARQNFHKTFTVCGIVSTGGAEEGFIFADIDMLNDLIGDTFRADVIECSVIADAKELEIISAKIEHDLPDLQPRAVRRLTQSQDIVLGKLQALVLLVTVVVLIITMISVYTTMMAMVAERRREIALKKALGAENKFVMGELLGEGVLLGFIGGALGVWLGFEFAQRVSLNVFGRAINFQWALIPVTIIVFIAITVMASIIPVRKVMDIHPAIVLKGE; this comes from the coding sequence ATGGCAAATAGACAGAAAATGTATATAAAAATGGTAACAAGTTCATTAATTCGCCGTGCATCAAGATTAATTATTGCGGTGCTTGCTATTGCGATAGGTGCGACAATTTTATCTGGACTCGTTACTATTTATTATGATATTCCCGATCAATTAGGGCGCGAATTTAGGTCATACGGAGCGAATTTAATTATTTTGCCTAGAGGGGACTCAAAGATTACGCGCGGGATTCTTGACTCGTTAAAAAATTTAATCGGCTCAGATAAATTAGTCGGGATTGCTCCATATCGTTATCAGACAGTGAAAATTAACGAGCAGCCATACATCATAGCCGGCACTGATTTAGAGCAGGCAGAAAAAAACAGTCCGTTCTGGTATATTGACGGGAGCTGGGGAAATTCGCGGGAAAATTTGCGTGTTATGGTCGGTCATGAGATTGCAGAGACGTTAAATTTGAATCTCGGCGACTCATTCATGGTACAGGGCGTTAAATACGGCGAGCAGGCTCAAGCGTCAGGACAGAATCTTTCAGCAGCAGAGAATCAAAAACGTGATTTAGCGCGTCAAAACTTTCATAAAACTTTTACAGTATGCGGCATTGTCTCAACTGGAGGAGCTGAAGAGGGCTTTATTTTCGCAGATATTGATATGTTAAATGACTTAATCGGCGATACTTTCAGGGCTGACGTTATAGAATGCAGCGTAATAGCAGACGCAAAAGAGTTAGAAATTATTTCGGCCAAGATCGAGCATGATTTACCGGATTTACAGCCCCGTGCAGTGAGAAGGCTTACTCAATCGCAGGATATAGTATTAGGAAAATTGCAGGCGTTAGTATTGCTTGTTACAGTTGTTGTGCTGATTATAACTATGATTTCAGTATATACAACTATGATGGCAATGGTAGCAGAACGACGGCGGGAAATTGCGTTAAAAAAGGCTCTCGGCGCAGAAAATAAATTTGTCATGGGAGAATTACTCGGCGAGGGCGTTTTACTGGGTTTTATCGGCGGTGCATTAGGAGTCTGGCTCGGTTTTGAATTTGCCCAGCGTGTGAGTCTAAATGTTTTCGGGCGCGCTATAAATTTTCAGTGGGCGTTAATTCCCGTTACCATAATAGTTTTTATCGCAATAACCGTAATGGCCTCGATAATTCCTGTGCGCAAAGTAATGGATATACATCCTGCAATAGTCTTGAAGGGAGAATAA
- a CDS encoding iron transporter: MKKFILAVLMLTLAFAGAAFGAAAVPVKPGETGFEEIPIGETQVGPYNVAAVYFQPVDMYPAGKGVSREDSDLHLEADIHLKPEDAIKYGFGNGEDIWPAYLTVKYEIAKVDGTVVMSGSFMPMNASDGPHYGSNIKKGLPVGPYKLKFIIEPPTDYLLHIDDETGVPAKEGAKEFFKTHTVVFDWNYTGEQLQ, translated from the coding sequence ATGAAAAAATTTATTCTCGCTGTATTAATGCTCACTCTTGCATTTGCCGGAGCAGCTTTCGGAGCAGCAGCAGTACCAGTTAAACCCGGTGAAACAGGTTTTGAAGAGATTCCGATCGGTGAGACTCAGGTCGGCCCCTACAACGTAGCAGCGGTATATTTCCAGCCCGTTGACATGTACCCGGCCGGAAAAGGTGTATCACGTGAAGACTCAGACCTGCATTTGGAAGCAGATATTCATTTGAAGCCTGAAGACGCAATTAAATACGGTTTCGGCAACGGTGAAGACATTTGGCCGGCATATCTCACAGTTAAGTATGAGATCGCAAAAGTTGACGGCACTGTTGTAATGTCAGGTTCATTTATGCCCATGAACGCGAGCGACGGCCCTCACTACGGATCAAATATCAAGAAGGGACTCCCCGTTGGACCTTACAAGCTGAAATTTATAATTGAGCCTCCGACGGATTATTTACTTCACATTGATGACGAGACCGGCGTACCAGCTAAAGAAGGCGCAAAAGAGTTCTTCAAGACTCATACAGTAGTATTTGATTGGAATTACACCGGCGAACAGCTGCAATAA
- a CDS encoding transposase family protein: MCIFLAYYRNYRTMEDIANEYEISVSTTYDIIKLVEKHWLHVKNLSSLINKN; the protein is encoded by the coding sequence TTGTGCATCTTTTTAGCTTATTATCGCAATTATCGTACTATGGAAGATATTGCAAACGAATATGAAATATCCGTAAGTACAACATATGACATAATAAAACTTGTAGAAAAACATTGGCTTCATGTGAAGAATTTAAGCTCTCTGATAAACAAAAACTGA
- a CDS encoding ABC transporter ATP-binding protein has translation MAGKILELKNVSKIYGSLKALADINLTVNAGDWLSIMGPSGSGKTTMINIIGCMDTPSLGNVILDGVDISKENAASLTRIRRDKIGLIFQQFHLISYLTALENVMVAQYYHSMPDESEAMEALEKVGLKDRAKHLPAQLSGGEQQRVCIARALINSPKILLGDEPTGNLDEENEKIVVDLFRRLHSEGVTIIIVTHDPEVGDVAQRKIILEHGKIIDDIDQSATFGEALKLRGQ, from the coding sequence ATGGCAGGCAAAATTTTAGAGCTAAAAAATGTTTCAAAAATTTATGGCAGTCTCAAAGCATTAGCAGATATAAATTTAACCGTCAACGCAGGCGACTGGCTCTCAATAATGGGGCCTTCAGGATCCGGCAAAACAACGATGATTAATATTATCGGCTGCATGGATACGCCCTCACTTGGAAATGTTATTCTTGATGGAGTCGACATAAGCAAAGAAAACGCAGCGAGTCTGACTCGAATTAGGCGCGATAAAATAGGGTTAATCTTTCAACAATTTCACCTTATAAGCTACTTGACGGCACTAGAAAATGTCATGGTCGCACAATATTATCACAGTATGCCCGACGAGTCAGAAGCAATGGAAGCACTTGAGAAAGTCGGACTCAAGGACAGAGCAAAGCACTTGCCCGCCCAGCTTTCAGGAGGAGAACAGCAGAGAGTCTGTATTGCCCGTGCATTAATAAATTCTCCTAAAATTTTATTGGGCGACGAACCAACCGGAAATCTTGACGAGGAAAACGAAAAAATTGTAGTAGATTTATTTAGGCGGCTTCATAGTGAGGGCGTTACGATTATAATAGTTACTCATGATCCTGAAGTCGGCGACGTTGCGCAAAGAAAAATTATTCTCGAACACGGGAAAATTATAGACGATATTGACCAGTCAGCTACTTTCGGTGAGGCTCTCAAGCTAAGAGGGCAATAA